From a single Bacillus sp. NEB1478 genomic region:
- a CDS encoding MFS transporter gives MASSEEQYGVIQENRVIPLWSLTVWLVVMNTTMFNVALPSVISQFDLSPTAGSWIVSGYSIVFALSTITFSRLSDFIPIKKLLFTGLIILGIASIIGYFSNSFIFVLVSRLVQAMGAGAVPGLGMVLATRYIPISRRGKAMSLISSAASLGFGLGPVIGGGLTQLMGWNVLFIVTGLVLLLLPVYKIYLPPETRRPGTFDVAGACLTGGGVTCFLLYLSSFSFLLLGLSGLFFTGLVFYSKKKIDPFIRVDLFKNVKYVSILFIGLFAFMTHFAFLFVMPVMLSNLFHKEPAVIGFVIFPGAMLSALAAIFVGRWIDRFGNLPVMRMGLFSLLVSAVLFCLFATKAYYLTAIFYMFTSIGFSSLTSSLANENSRILHEDEVGSGMGMLQLIQFFGGALGVAVAGLLIQGQKGLDLSIVYRNVFLFYTALLCIAIVIYYLKIKKNSVKST, from the coding sequence AGGAAAACAGAGTAATTCCGTTATGGAGTTTAACGGTATGGCTCGTGGTTATGAACACAACGATGTTTAATGTCGCCCTGCCAAGTGTCATTTCACAATTTGATTTAAGTCCTACAGCGGGTTCCTGGATTGTATCGGGCTATTCGATCGTATTTGCTTTATCGACCATCACGTTTAGCAGATTATCTGATTTTATTCCTATCAAAAAGTTATTATTTACCGGACTTATTATACTTGGGATTGCTTCAATCATCGGGTATTTTTCGAATAGTTTTATCTTCGTTTTAGTGAGCAGGCTCGTTCAAGCGATGGGAGCAGGAGCAGTTCCGGGTCTTGGAATGGTGCTGGCGACCCGCTATATCCCGATTTCAAGACGGGGTAAAGCAATGTCCTTAATTTCATCCGCTGCCTCGCTCGGGTTCGGATTAGGTCCAGTTATTGGTGGTGGATTGACCCAGTTGATGGGGTGGAATGTTCTTTTCATCGTAACAGGACTTGTGTTATTGCTTTTGCCTGTCTATAAAATATATTTGCCGCCCGAAACGAGACGGCCGGGAACGTTTGATGTTGCAGGTGCATGCTTAACAGGCGGAGGAGTAACGTGTTTTCTATTATATTTATCTTCTTTTTCTTTTTTGCTGCTTGGTCTAAGTGGCTTGTTTTTTACCGGCCTTGTTTTTTATTCGAAGAAAAAGATTGACCCTTTTATCCGTGTGGACCTTTTCAAAAACGTTAAATATGTATCAATCTTATTTATCGGTTTGTTTGCTTTTATGACGCACTTTGCTTTCTTGTTTGTGATGCCTGTTATGCTTTCTAATTTATTTCATAAAGAGCCGGCTGTAATTGGTTTTGTTATCTTTCCGGGAGCTATGCTTTCCGCACTTGCTGCCATATTTGTAGGACGGTGGATTGACCGGTTTGGAAATCTGCCTGTTATGCGGATGGGGCTTTTCTCCTTGTTAGTTTCAGCCGTTTTGTTTTGTCTTTTTGCGACAAAAGCGTATTATCTAACAGCCATCTTTTATATGTTTACGAGTATTGGGTTTTCGAGCTTGACATCAAGTCTAGCGAATGAAAACTCCAGAATTTTGCATGAAGATGAAGTTGGTTCAGGTATGGGAATGCTTCAGCTGATACAGTTTTTTGGAGGCGCATTGGGAGTAGCCGTTGCTGGTTTGTTAATCCAAGGACAAAAAGGATTAGATTTATCGATCGTTTACCGCAATGTGTTCCTTTTTTATACGGCGCTGTTGTGTATCGCCATCGTAATCTATTACTTAAAAATAAAGAAAAACAGCGTAAAATCCACCTGA
- a CDS encoding NAD(P)-dependent oxidoreductase — translation MVLQTIGFIGTGVMGKSMAGHLMKAGYPLYVYTRTKEKADELIDQGAKWASSPAEIAQNADIIITMVGYPSDVEHVYLSEEGLVAHAKPGSFLIDMTTSSPQLAQKIAAAAAEKDVQAFDAPVSGGDIGAKEARLSIMVGGDQPAFEELKTVFSLMGSNVVYQGKAGSGQHTKMCNQIAIASGMIGVCEAILYAEKAGLDPETVLKSIESGAAGSWSLSNLAPRMLKGDFAPGFYVKHFIKDMTIALNSAEEMGLVTPGLSLTKKLYEELAEMGEENSGTHALYKRLKNQG, via the coding sequence TTGGTTTTGCAAACAATTGGTTTTATCGGAACTGGTGTGATGGGGAAAAGCATGGCTGGTCATTTAATGAAAGCTGGCTATCCGTTATACGTATATACGCGAACAAAAGAGAAAGCAGATGAACTGATCGATCAAGGTGCAAAATGGGCATCTTCACCAGCTGAAATTGCTCAAAATGCAGACATCATTATTACAATGGTTGGTTATCCGTCAGATGTTGAACATGTCTACTTGAGCGAAGAAGGATTAGTCGCACATGCAAAACCAGGTTCTTTTTTGATTGATATGACAACTTCCAGTCCGCAGCTCGCACAAAAAATAGCAGCTGCCGCAGCCGAAAAAGACGTGCAGGCATTCGATGCACCTGTATCGGGTGGCGATATAGGCGCAAAAGAAGCGCGATTATCTATTATGGTCGGTGGAGATCAACCAGCATTTGAAGAACTTAAAACTGTCTTTTCGTTAATGGGATCGAACGTTGTGTATCAAGGTAAAGCGGGTTCAGGACAGCATACAAAAATGTGCAACCAAATCGCGATCGCGTCTGGAATGATTGGTGTTTGTGAAGCGATTCTTTATGCAGAAAAAGCGGGGCTTGATCCAGAGACTGTTCTAAAAAGTATCGAATCTGGAGCGGCAGGAAGCTGGTCGTTAAGCAACTTAGCACCACGTATGCTAAAAGGAGATTTTGCACCTGGATTTTACGTGAAACATTTTATAAAAGATATGACCATTGCTTTAAACTCTGCTGAAGAAATGGGATTGGTAACACCAGGATTGTCACTAACGAAAAAGCTATATGAAGAGCTTGCTGAAATGGGTGAAGAAAACAGCGGAACGCATGCGCTATATAAAAGATTAAAAAACCAGGGGTAA